The following are from one region of the Methyloversatilis discipulorum genome:
- a CDS encoding DUF971 domain-containing protein, which translates to MNALPRSVTVHSASRLLRIEWDDGSESALPHALLRARCRCAFCTKAARAGAAAPDCSGVVLTEAHAMADAGLNLVFSDGHRRGIYPWAYLRELEEGES; encoded by the coding sequence GTGAATGCGCTGCCGCGGTCGGTCACCGTGCACAGCGCCTCGCGGCTGCTGCGCATCGAATGGGACGACGGCAGCGAGAGCGCATTGCCGCACGCGCTGCTGCGCGCCCGCTGCCGTTGCGCCTTCTGCACCAAGGCGGCGCGCGCCGGCGCCGCGGCGCCGGATTGCAGCGGTGTCGTGCTGACCGAGGCGCACGCGATGGCGGACGCCGGCCTGAACCTCGTGTTCTCCGACGGCCACCGGCGCGGCATCTATCCGTGGGCCTATCTGCGCGAGCTGGAGGAGGGCGAGTCATGA
- a CDS encoding ABC transporter ATP-binding protein: MNASTVQTRSATGHIDIRDVNIRFTQNGVPFDAVKNVSLDVKPGEFVSIVGPSGCGKSTLLNIVAGFLRADEGTVTVDGRAVTAPGADRGVVFQQYSLFPWLSVRQNVEFGLKMQGVSRSTREVKARTLLGLAGLLSFENHYPDQLSGGMKQRVGIVRALATSPQVMLMDEPFGALDSQTRVVMQEILTNMWQQLQLSVLFITHDIEEAIFLSDKIYVMTARPGRIKAEIPVPLPRPRTPDMTSSPTFLALHRQLKALIREESLAAMGGELKEGGLAGHDWHVGAEGVGAML, encoded by the coding sequence ATGAATGCATCGACCGTACAGACCCGATCGGCCACCGGCCACATCGACATCCGCGACGTGAACATCCGTTTCACGCAGAACGGCGTGCCCTTCGACGCGGTGAAGAACGTGTCGCTGGACGTGAAGCCGGGCGAGTTCGTGTCCATCGTCGGACCGTCCGGCTGCGGCAAATCGACGCTGCTGAACATCGTCGCCGGCTTCCTGCGTGCCGATGAGGGCACGGTGACGGTCGATGGCCGTGCGGTGACAGCGCCGGGTGCCGACCGCGGCGTGGTGTTCCAGCAGTACTCGCTGTTTCCCTGGCTCAGCGTGCGGCAGAACGTCGAGTTCGGCCTGAAGATGCAGGGCGTGAGCCGCAGCACGCGCGAAGTGAAGGCGCGCACGCTGCTCGGCCTGGCCGGCCTGCTGTCCTTCGAGAATCACTATCCGGACCAGCTTTCCGGCGGCATGAAGCAGCGCGTCGGCATCGTCCGCGCGCTCGCCACCAGCCCGCAGGTGATGCTGATGGACGAGCCCTTCGGCGCGCTCGATTCGCAGACCCGCGTGGTGATGCAGGAAATCCTGACCAATATGTGGCAGCAGCTGCAGCTGTCGGTGCTGTTCATCACGCACGACATCGAGGAAGCCATCTTCCTGTCCGACAAGATCTACGTGATGACCGCGCGCCCCGGCCGCATCAAGGCGGAAATCCCGGTGCCGCTGCCGCGTCCGCGCACGCCCGACATGACTTCGTCGCCCACCTTCCTCGCGCTGCACCGCCAGTTGAAGGCGCTCATCCGCGAGGAAAGCCTCGCGGCGATGGGCGGCGAACTGAAGGAGGGCGGACTGGCCGGGCACGACTGGCATGTCGGCGCCGAAGGCGTGGGAGCGATGCTGTGA
- a CDS encoding ABC transporter permease has product MSTVMRMHSIDDAAPPDAVPADAPAPVRAVAPVAVPGGAPAAPAAAAPLRLTPAQRLGRTLRRELPTWALGALSIVLLIGFWHLATTYRWVFYIRFTNVPGPVEVFGEAMNLFGNKGFTTHVMLSLRRIMLGFAIATVLGVTLGLLIGRYRHVRSLLFPAMEILRPIPAIAWVPISIMLWPTTETSIVFITFIGAFFPILLNTVHGVATMDAVLVRAARCLGATEFALMTQVVLRGAMPHIFTGLAVGMGVAWVSLIAAEMISGQYGVGYFTWEAYSLIEYSNIVIGMLVIGVLGLACSGVIRLLGRVLMPWQASSGKENSR; this is encoded by the coding sequence ATGTCGACCGTCATGAGGATGCACTCGATCGATGACGCCGCCCCGCCGGACGCCGTGCCGGCCGACGCACCGGCGCCGGTGCGCGCGGTGGCGCCGGTCGCGGTGCCCGGCGGGGCGCCTGCCGCCCCGGCTGCCGCCGCACCGCTCCGGCTGACCCCGGCGCAGCGGCTGGGGCGCACGCTGCGCCGCGAACTGCCGACCTGGGCGCTGGGGGCGCTGTCCATCGTGCTGCTGATCGGCTTCTGGCACCTGGCTACCACCTATCGCTGGGTGTTCTACATCCGCTTCACCAACGTGCCCGGTCCGGTCGAGGTGTTCGGCGAGGCGATGAACCTGTTCGGCAACAAGGGCTTCACGACGCACGTGATGCTGAGCCTGCGCCGCATCATGCTGGGCTTCGCCATCGCCACCGTGCTCGGCGTGACGCTGGGGCTGCTGATCGGTCGTTACCGCCACGTGCGCAGCCTGCTGTTCCCGGCGATGGAGATCCTGCGTCCGATCCCGGCCATCGCCTGGGTGCCGATCTCCATCATGCTGTGGCCGACCACCGAAACCAGCATCGTGTTCATCACCTTCATCGGCGCCTTCTTCCCCATCCTGCTCAACACCGTGCATGGCGTGGCGACGATGGATGCGGTGCTGGTGCGGGCGGCGCGCTGTCTCGGGGCCACCGAGTTCGCGCTGATGACGCAGGTGGTGCTGCGCGGCGCCATGCCGCACATCTTCACCGGTCTGGCGGTGGGCATGGGCGTGGCCTGGGTGTCGCTGATCGCCGCGGAAATGATTTCCGGTCAGTACGGCGTCGGCTACTTCACCTGGGAGGCGTACTCGCTGATCGAGTACTCGAACATCGTCATCGGCATGCTGGTGATCGGGGTACTCGGACTGGCCTGCAGCGGTGTCATCCGCCTGCTCGGCCGCGTGCTGATGCCCTGGCAGGCCAGCAGTGGAAAGGAGAACTCGCGATGA
- a CDS encoding ABC transporter substrate-binding protein, which translates to MNVMKKTLGRVTGTTRALLLGAALGCCATGALAEVVTVGIGTQNTTTNTVTGGIVIKELGLLEKHLPKTGKYKDIQFKFEWQNFTSGPPVTNGMVANTLQIGMMGDYPLLVNGATFQASPETKSRLIALIAYNADGAGNGIVVHKDSPYYQLSDLKGKKVSVPFGSAAHGMLLKAMEDKGWKSDVWELSSQSPEVGTSSLQEKRIDGHADFVPFAELLPYRGFARKIFDGVETKVPTFHGVVVREDFAKKYPEFVVAYIKALMEANDWVRKNPVEAATKIEEWTRVEKEVAYMFLGPGGVHTLDPTIKPKWVETVKYDHGVLQRMGRVKEFDADAWVDESYLMQAYKELGLDYAKQKASFASYEISGTDPLCGGSIDKPREAGEVWIEGGALTAYKSAECTLAAVNAATKAGKKVGVAFVFDQSFKIKLFADKAFYSLGGKGGAAITPFLLKKDAEAHAAAHGGKLGSYADALAVATVRK; encoded by the coding sequence ATGAACGTTATGAAGAAGACCCTGGGTCGCGTAACCGGCACGACCCGCGCACTGCTGCTCGGCGCAGCCCTTGGCTGCTGTGCCACCGGCGCACTGGCTGAGGTCGTCACCGTCGGCATCGGCACGCAGAACACCACCACCAACACGGTGACCGGCGGCATCGTGATCAAGGAACTGGGTCTGCTGGAGAAGCACCTGCCGAAGACCGGCAAGTACAAGGACATCCAGTTCAAGTTCGAGTGGCAGAACTTCACCTCCGGCCCGCCGGTGACCAACGGCATGGTGGCAAACACGCTGCAGATCGGCATGATGGGCGACTACCCGCTGCTGGTGAATGGCGCCACCTTCCAGGCCAGCCCGGAAACGAAGAGCCGGCTGATCGCACTGATTGCCTACAACGCCGACGGCGCCGGCAACGGCATCGTGGTGCACAAGGATTCGCCCTACTACCAGCTGTCCGACCTGAAGGGCAAGAAGGTGTCGGTGCCCTTCGGCTCGGCCGCGCACGGCATGCTGCTGAAGGCGATGGAGGACAAGGGCTGGAAGAGCGATGTCTGGGAGCTGTCGAGCCAGAGCCCGGAAGTCGGCACCTCCAGCCTGCAGGAGAAGCGCATCGATGGCCACGCCGACTTCGTGCCCTTCGCCGAGCTGCTGCCCTACCGCGGTTTCGCGCGCAAGATTTTCGACGGCGTCGAAACCAAGGTGCCCACCTTCCACGGCGTCGTCGTGCGCGAGGACTTCGCGAAGAAATATCCGGAGTTCGTCGTCGCCTACATCAAGGCGCTGATGGAGGCGAACGACTGGGTGCGCAAGAACCCGGTCGAGGCGGCGACCAAGATCGAGGAATGGACGCGGGTCGAGAAGGAAGTGGCCTACATGTTCCTCGGCCCGGGCGGCGTGCATACGCTGGACCCGACCATCAAGCCGAAGTGGGTCGAGACGGTGAAGTACGACCACGGCGTGCTGCAGCGCATGGGCCGGGTGAAGGAGTTCGACGCCGACGCCTGGGTGGACGAGTCCTACCTGATGCAGGCCTACAAGGAACTGGGGCTGGATTACGCCAAGCAGAAGGCGAGCTTCGCCAGCTACGAAATTTCGGGGACCGACCCGTTGTGCGGCGGCAGCATCGACAAGCCGCGCGAAGCCGGCGAGGTGTGGATCGAAGGCGGCGCGCTGACTGCCTACAAATCGGCCGAATGCACGCTGGCCGCGGTCAATGCGGCGACCAAGGCGGGCAAGAAGGTCGGCGTGGCCTTCGTGTTCGACCAGAGCTTCAAGATCAAGCTGTTCGCCGACAAGGCCTTCTACTCGCTGGGCGGCAAGGGCGGTGCGGCCATCACGCCCTTCCTGCTGAAGAAGGACGCCGAGGCGCACGCCGCCGCCCATGGCGGAAAGCTCGGCAGCTACGCCGACGCACTTGCCGTCGCCACCGTGAGGAAATGA
- the fdxA gene encoding ferredoxin FdxA produces the protein MTFVVTEACVRCKYTDCVSVCPVECFHEGPEFLVIDPAACIDCGVCVPECPAEAIFAEEDLPADQVEFVAINARLANEWPLITAARDPLPDADEWANVKDKKHYLFESA, from the coding sequence ATGACCTTCGTCGTCACCGAAGCCTGCGTGCGCTGCAAGTACACCGACTGCGTGTCGGTCTGTCCGGTCGAGTGCTTCCACGAGGGGCCGGAGTTTCTGGTCATCGACCCGGCGGCCTGCATCGACTGCGGCGTCTGCGTACCGGAGTGCCCGGCCGAAGCCATCTTCGCCGAAGAGGACCTGCCGGCCGACCAGGTCGAGTTCGTCGCCATCAATGCCCGACTCGCCAACGAATGGCCACTGATCACCGCGGCGCGCGATCCGCTGCCCGACGCGGACGAGTGGGCCAACGTGAAGGACAAGAAACACTACCTGTTCGAGAGCGCCTGA
- a CDS encoding HEAT repeat domain-containing protein yields MDTLTCSIVERLTSPDAEVRRLAVIDLPYGDEDDIVPLLLPRLKDADATVRTEAVRALEGYEDAEVVEALAPMLLDADPAVRAAAGEVLSELKESASAAPLIPFLSGHTAEVRMLALRAVRALRVDAAFAPAMEALKDSDAAVRREAVGVLGYLRKAEAVGALAEIAARDPDPEVRRIAIGAIGYSSEVSVLPSLTRALTDVAWMVRDEAAQTLGKLRLALAVPDLIRAMQDDYWQVRVKAARSLGLLKAAAALPALVEALAHPIGNLRKEAAIALGELADPRAIPALEKALDDADPDVRKLSRLALTAISLAQK; encoded by the coding sequence ATGGATACCCTGACCTGTTCCATTGTCGAGCGGCTCACCAGCCCCGACGCCGAAGTGCGCCGGCTGGCGGTGATCGACCTGCCCTACGGCGACGAGGACGACATCGTGCCGCTGCTGCTGCCGCGGCTGAAGGACGCCGACGCCACCGTGCGGACCGAAGCGGTGCGCGCGCTCGAAGGTTACGAGGACGCCGAGGTGGTCGAGGCGCTGGCGCCGATGCTGCTCGACGCCGACCCGGCGGTGCGGGCGGCCGCCGGCGAGGTGCTGTCGGAACTGAAGGAGAGCGCTTCCGCCGCGCCGCTGATTCCCTTCCTCAGCGGCCACACGGCCGAAGTGCGCATGCTGGCGTTGCGCGCGGTGCGCGCGCTGCGGGTCGATGCCGCCTTCGCACCGGCGATGGAGGCGCTGAAGGACAGCGACGCCGCGGTGCGCCGCGAGGCGGTGGGCGTGCTCGGTTATCTGCGCAAGGCGGAGGCGGTCGGCGCGCTGGCCGAGATCGCCGCCCGCGACCCGGACCCGGAAGTGCGGCGCATCGCCATCGGCGCCATCGGCTATTCGAGCGAGGTGAGCGTGCTGCCGTCGCTGACCCGCGCGCTGACCGATGTCGCCTGGATGGTGCGCGACGAGGCGGCGCAGACGCTGGGCAAGCTGCGGCTCGCGCTGGCGGTGCCCGACCTGATCCGGGCGATGCAGGACGACTACTGGCAGGTGCGCGTCAAGGCGGCGCGCAGCCTCGGTCTGCTGAAGGCGGCGGCGGCACTGCCGGCGCTGGTCGAAGCGCTGGCCCATCCGATAGGCAACCTGCGCAAGGAAGCGGCCATCGCGCTGGGCGAACTGGCCGATCCGCGCGCCATCCCGGCGCTGGAAAAGGCGCTCGATGACGCCGACCCGGACGTGCGCAAGCTGTCCCGCCTCGCGCTGACCGCCATTTCGCTGGCCCAGAAATAG
- a CDS encoding ferredoxin family protein has translation MTIAATPTQVPVSVDNDKCIAEKGCTVCVDVCPLDVLAIDMLTKKAFMKFDECWYCLPCETDCPTGAVSVSIPYLLR, from the coding sequence ATGACCATAGCTGCTACGCCGACCCAGGTGCCGGTGAGTGTCGATAACGACAAATGCATCGCCGAGAAAGGCTGCACCGTGTGCGTCGATGTATGCCCGCTCGACGTGCTGGCCATCGACATGCTCACCAAGAAGGCCTTCATGAAGTTCGACGAGTGCTGGTACTGCCTGCCGTGCGAGACCGACTGCCCGACCGGTGCGGTCAGCGTGTCGATTCCCTACCTGCTGCGCTGA
- a CDS encoding fumarate reductase/succinate dehydrogenase flavoprotein subunit, which yields MKRIDMEFDLVVIGGGTGGPMAAVKAKEKNPKLRVLLIDKANVKRSGAISMGMDGLNNAVIPGHATPEQYVKEITIANDGIVDQEAVMAYAANSFDMINELDRWGVKFEKDETGDYAVRKVHHLGSYVLPMPEGHHMKKILYRQLKKARVEVTNRVVVTRVLTGESGEVVAVMGFDCRTADVYVIRTKAAVLSTGAAGRIGLPASGYLMGTYENPTNCGDGHAMAYHAGADLANLECFQINPLIKDYNGPACAYVTGPFGGFTANSKGERFIECDYWSGQMMMEFYNELEGGNGPVFLKLDHLAEETISEIEHILHTNERPSRGRFHEKRGNDYRKQMVEMHISEIGFCSGHSASGIHTDAHGATSVPGLYAAGDCASVPHNYMLGAFVYGRLCGENAAEYCAGHGLGAVDAGDVAAEEARILAPLGRTDGLTPFQIEYKTRRLVNDYLQPPKITRKYEIALRRFDEIREDTEAMFAANPHELMRAMEAHSILDCAEMAARASLFRTESRWGLYHYFVDHPERDDENWFCHTLLSKGEDGRMQMRKKPIEPYIVPIDDEERSAYQRLRVARNAEAA from the coding sequence ATGAAACGCATCGACATGGAATTCGACCTCGTCGTCATCGGCGGTGGTACCGGCGGCCCGATGGCCGCAGTCAAGGCCAAGGAGAAGAACCCCAAGCTGCGCGTGCTGCTGATCGACAAGGCCAACGTGAAGCGCTCGGGCGCCATCTCGATGGGCATGGATGGTCTCAACAACGCCGTCATTCCCGGGCACGCGACGCCGGAGCAGTACGTCAAGGAAATCACCATCGCCAACGACGGCATCGTCGATCAGGAAGCGGTGATGGCCTACGCCGCCAACAGCTTCGACATGATCAACGAACTGGACCGCTGGGGCGTCAAGTTCGAGAAGGACGAAACCGGCGACTACGCGGTGCGCAAGGTGCATCACCTGGGCAGTTACGTGCTGCCGATGCCCGAAGGCCACCACATGAAGAAGATCCTCTACCGCCAGCTGAAGAAGGCGCGCGTCGAGGTGACCAACCGTGTCGTCGTCACCCGCGTGCTGACCGGCGAAAGCGGCGAGGTGGTCGCGGTGATGGGCTTCGACTGCCGCACCGCCGACGTCTACGTCATCCGCACCAAGGCGGCGGTGCTCAGCACCGGCGCGGCCGGCCGCATCGGACTGCCGGCTTCAGGCTACCTGATGGGTACCTACGAGAACCCGACCAACTGCGGCGACGGCCACGCGATGGCCTATCACGCCGGGGCCGACCTGGCCAACCTCGAGTGCTTCCAGATCAACCCGCTGATCAAGGACTACAACGGCCCGGCCTGTGCCTACGTGACGGGTCCGTTCGGCGGCTTCACCGCCAACTCCAAGGGCGAACGCTTCATCGAGTGCGACTACTGGAGCGGCCAGATGATGATGGAGTTCTACAACGAACTCGAAGGCGGCAACGGCCCGGTCTTCCTCAAGCTCGACCACCTCGCCGAAGAAACCATCAGCGAGATCGAGCACATCCTGCACACCAACGAACGTCCGAGCCGCGGCCGTTTCCACGAGAAGCGCGGAAACGACTACCGCAAGCAGATGGTCGAGATGCACATTTCGGAAATCGGCTTCTGCAGCGGCCACAGCGCCTCCGGCATCCACACCGACGCGCATGGCGCGACCTCGGTGCCCGGTCTGTACGCGGCCGGTGACTGCGCCAGCGTGCCGCACAACTACATGCTGGGCGCCTTCGTCTATGGCCGGCTGTGCGGCGAAAACGCGGCCGAGTACTGCGCCGGACACGGTCTGGGCGCGGTCGATGCCGGCGACGTCGCGGCGGAAGAGGCGCGCATCCTGGCGCCGCTCGGCCGCACCGACGGCCTCACACCCTTCCAGATCGAATACAAGACGCGCCGCCTGGTGAACGACTACCTGCAGCCGCCGAAGATCACCCGCAAGTACGAAATCGCGCTGCGCCGCTTCGACGAGATCCGCGAGGACACCGAAGCGATGTTCGCCGCCAACCCGCACGAGCTGATGCGCGCGATGGAAGCGCACTCCATCCTCGACTGCGCCGAAATGGCCGCGCGCGCTTCGCTGTTCCGCACCGAGAGCCGCTGGGGCCTCTACCACTACTTCGTCGATCACCCCGAGCGCGACGACGAAAACTGGTTCTGCCACACGCTGCTGAGCAAGGGCGAGGACGGCCGCATGCAGATGCGCAAGAAGCCGATCGAGCCCTACATCGTGCCGATCGACGACGAGGAGCGCAGCGCCTACCAGCGCCTGCGCGTCGCCCGCAACGCCGAAGCCGCCTGA
- a CDS encoding GntR family transcriptional regulator, which yields MAPHRKQIAPPGAAEVEDALSPVSQMPLYTQIREILRRRILDGSYPPHSQMPSESQMMSAFDVSRITIRQALGDLQKEGLIFKVMGKGSFVAKPKAFQSLSRLQGFGEAMSTSGYETYSLLLSAKPVAASAVVAQRLQLKPEAPVFEIQRLRYLNREPISVDVSYFPPDIGERLTQEDLATRDIFVILENDLGRNLTHADVQIEAISADESLARHLDIAEASPLLRIERLTWADDRPIDFEFLYYRGDAFQYRLRIDRS from the coding sequence ATGGCACCCCACCGCAAGCAGATCGCGCCCCCGGGCGCGGCGGAGGTCGAGGACGCGCTGTCGCCGGTATCGCAGATGCCGCTGTACACGCAGATCCGCGAAATCCTGCGCCGGCGCATTCTCGACGGCAGCTACCCGCCGCATTCGCAGATGCCGTCGGAAAGCCAGATGATGTCGGCATTCGATGTCAGCCGCATCACGATACGGCAGGCACTGGGCGACCTGCAGAAGGAGGGGCTCATCTTCAAGGTGATGGGCAAGGGCAGCTTCGTTGCCAAGCCCAAGGCCTTCCAGAGCCTGTCGCGGCTGCAGGGTTTCGGCGAGGCGATGTCCACCTCCGGCTACGAAACCTACTCGCTGCTGCTCAGCGCGAAGCCGGTCGCCGCCAGTGCCGTGGTGGCGCAGCGGCTGCAGCTGAAGCCGGAGGCGCCGGTGTTCGAGATACAGCGCCTGCGTTACCTGAACCGCGAACCCATCTCGGTCGACGTGAGCTACTTCCCGCCGGACATCGGCGAGCGGCTGACGCAGGAAGACCTGGCCACGCGCGACATCTTCGTCATTCTCGAAAACGACCTCGGCCGCAACCTCACGCACGCCGACGTGCAGATCGAGGCGATCTCGGCCGACGAGTCGCTGGCCCGTCATCTCGACATCGCCGAGGCCTCGCCGCTGCTGCGCATCGAGCGCCTGACCTGGGCTGACGACCGGCCCATCGATTTCGAATTCCTCTACTACCGCGGCGATGCCTTCCAGTACCGCCTGCGCATAGACCGAAGTTGA
- a CDS encoding sulfite exporter TauE/SafE family protein, whose product MDASLLNTLWPDRALASWSVIAGAVIAGGVLRGMTGFGAALLMAPLLSTVASARDTLCIVTLLNALPLTHALAPSVRRLVDHRVLLPMLGAACAGIPLGLWLVSVLPARLFGQVIGVAVIASAAVLLTGARLVRGRSQAGSISAGLFSGVLTGFGGVGGPPAILYLLGVETDSHRARASFLVYFGCLYPLALIAIVLSGMFGLSLLLQGLLLAPLFHGGGLLGERLYQWLDPRHFRRVVLCLLMATGALAAWPVHALALVQGTVAVQQCGASDSRC is encoded by the coding sequence TTGGATGCTTCGCTGCTGAACACGCTGTGGCCGGACCGCGCGCTCGCGAGCTGGTCGGTGATCGCCGGCGCGGTGATCGCCGGCGGCGTGCTGCGCGGCATGACCGGCTTCGGCGCCGCGCTGCTGATGGCGCCGCTGCTCTCTACGGTGGCGTCGGCGCGCGACACGCTGTGCATCGTGACGCTGCTGAACGCGCTGCCGCTGACGCATGCACTGGCGCCGTCGGTGCGCCGGCTGGTCGATCACCGGGTGCTGCTGCCGATGCTGGGTGCTGCCTGTGCCGGCATTCCTCTCGGGCTGTGGCTGGTGAGCGTGCTGCCGGCGCGACTGTTCGGCCAGGTGATCGGCGTCGCGGTGATCGCCAGTGCGGCGGTGCTGCTGACCGGCGCCCGTCTGGTGCGTGGCCGCAGTCAGGCGGGCTCGATCTCTGCGGGTCTGTTCAGCGGCGTGCTGACCGGCTTCGGCGGGGTCGGCGGACCGCCGGCCATCCTCTATCTGTTGGGCGTCGAAACCGACAGTCACCGGGCGCGCGCGAGCTTCCTCGTCTATTTCGGATGTCTTTACCCGCTGGCGCTGATCGCCATCGTGCTGTCGGGCATGTTCGGCCTGTCGCTGCTGCTGCAGGGGCTTTTGCTGGCGCCGCTTTTTCACGGCGGCGGGCTCCTCGGCGAGCGGCTCTACCAGTGGCTGGACCCGCGTCATTTCCGTCGCGTCGTGCTGTGCCTGCTGATGGCGACCGGCGCGCTCGCAGCTTGGCCGGTGCATGCGCTCGCACTGGTGCAGGGCACTGTCGCGGTGCAGCAATGCGGTGCGTCCGACAGCCGGTGCTGA
- a CDS encoding YeiH family protein: MNSTTALTASSLPTGLVASVAVAAAAAALSAVPGVSAHGFGWLPLAVALGIVVGNLWPALPTRGADGFRLARGTLMRAGIALYGLRIGIDELGSVGWSGLAMALVIVLSTLALALALGRRLGLDTQAAVLIGCGSAICGAAAVAAADSVIGARARHVSAAVLAVVVFGTLGMYLLPLLRPLSGLDDSSFGLWVGLSVHELGHVVAGAAAAGPEAAASALVEKMMRVMLLAPVVMLIAAGLRVPGATSLRSPGVPLFLYGFVVMMALNASGLLPLWLQAAGAEAAQALLAVGLAALGANTRLADMAHAGWRVWALAALLWLWLLLAGFGLVSLGALA; this comes from the coding sequence ATGAATTCGACCACCGCCCTCACTGCTTCCAGCCTGCCGACCGGTCTTGTCGCGTCGGTGGCCGTTGCGGCTGCCGCGGCGGCGCTGTCGGCCGTGCCGGGCGTGTCGGCGCACGGTTTTGGCTGGCTGCCGCTGGCGGTGGCGCTGGGCATCGTGGTCGGCAATCTGTGGCCGGCGCTGCCGACGCGCGGCGCGGATGGATTCCGGCTGGCGCGCGGCACGCTGATGCGCGCCGGCATCGCGCTGTACGGTCTGCGCATCGGCATCGACGAACTGGGCAGCGTGGGCTGGAGCGGGCTGGCGATGGCGCTGGTCATCGTGCTCAGCACGCTGGCGCTGGCTCTCGCGCTGGGCCGTCGGCTCGGGCTCGACACCCAGGCGGCGGTGCTGATCGGCTGCGGCAGCGCGATCTGCGGTGCGGCGGCGGTGGCCGCGGCCGACAGCGTGATCGGCGCCCGCGCACGCCATGTGTCGGCGGCGGTGCTGGCGGTGGTCGTGTTCGGCACGCTGGGCATGTATCTGCTGCCGCTGCTGCGACCGCTCAGCGGTCTGGACGACTCCTCATTCGGCCTCTGGGTCGGCCTCTCGGTACACGAATTGGGCCATGTCGTCGCCGGCGCTGCCGCGGCCGGACCTGAGGCGGCGGCCAGCGCGCTGGTCGAGAAGATGATGCGCGTGATGCTGCTGGCGCCGGTGGTGATGCTGATCGCCGCCGGGCTGCGCGTGCCGGGCGCCACGTCGCTGCGCAGCCCGGGCGTGCCGCTCTTCCTGTATGGCTTTGTCGTGATGATGGCGCTCAACGCGTCGGGGCTGTTGCCGCTGTGGCTGCAGGCCGCCGGAGCGGAAGCCGCGCAGGCGCTGCTCGCGGTCGGTCTGGCGGCGCTCGGTGCCAACACCCGGCTGGCCGACATGGCGCATGCCGGCTGGCGCGTGTGGGCACTGGCCGCGCTGCTGTGGCTGTGGCTGCTGCTTGCCGGCTTCGGCCTGGTCAGCCTCGGAGCACTGGCATGA
- a CDS encoding LysR family transcriptional regulator, whose protein sequence is MNLHLLRIYVKVVEVQSFSRAAEALDITQPAVSKAVRELESQLETVLLDRRGKTFRPSESGRALYEYGRSILALEREATETIRAYSSLERGRLTVGASTTIATYWLPPFLVDFHARHPHVELQVISGNTRQIADLLLDCRVDVALVEGEVDDARLNRRIWRRDEMVIIAPRDADLPTGGVLRPADLVDHSWIVRERGSGSRAATDRVLDEMGLTPARTIEVGSNEAIVQTVAAGRGLGMVPRICARDQLALGRIRRLHPGGAAIQRTLYRIRLPERPISPAALAFEALIADSHTATDAAVE, encoded by the coding sequence ATGAACCTGCATCTTCTGCGCATCTACGTGAAGGTCGTCGAAGTCCAGAGCTTTTCGCGTGCCGCGGAGGCGCTGGACATCACTCAGCCCGCCGTATCGAAGGCGGTGCGCGAGCTCGAATCCCAGCTCGAAACGGTGCTGCTGGACCGCCGCGGCAAGACCTTCCGGCCGAGCGAATCCGGTCGGGCGCTCTATGAGTACGGGCGCAGCATCCTGGCGCTCGAACGCGAGGCGACCGAAACCATCCGCGCCTACAGTTCGCTCGAACGCGGGCGTCTGACCGTAGGTGCGAGCACCACCATTGCGACCTACTGGCTGCCGCCCTTCCTGGTCGATTTCCACGCCCGCCATCCGCACGTCGAGCTGCAGGTGATCAGCGGCAACACGCGGCAGATCGCCGATCTGCTGCTCGATTGCCGGGTCGATGTGGCGCTGGTCGAGGGCGAGGTCGACGACGCGCGACTGAACCGCCGCATCTGGCGACGCGACGAAATGGTCATCATCGCGCCGCGCGACGCCGATCTGCCGACCGGCGGCGTGCTGCGGCCGGCCGATCTGGTCGACCACAGCTGGATCGTGCGCGAACGCGGCTCCGGCAGCCGTGCCGCCACCGACCGCGTACTCGACGAGATGGGCCTGACGCCGGCGCGCACCATCGAGGTGGGCAGCAACGAAGCCATCGTGCAGACGGTGGCCGCCGGCCGCGGTCTGGGCATGGTGCCGCGCATCTGTGCGCGCGACCAGCTGGCGCTCGGCCGCATCCGCCGGCTGCATCCGGGCGGTGCCGCGATCCAGCGCACGCTCTATCGCATCCGCCTGCCCGAGCGCCCGATCAGCCCCGCCGCCCTCGCCTTCGAGGCGCTGATCGCTGACTCACACACGGCCACGGACGCGGCCGTCGAGTGA